Proteins encoded in a region of the Bubalus bubalis isolate 160015118507 breed Murrah chromosome 9, NDDB_SH_1, whole genome shotgun sequence genome:
- the LOC102415186 gene encoding zinc finger protein 77 isoform X2: MDSVVFEDVAVNFTLEEWELLDPAQRKLYRDVMLETCRNLATVGSCPQVKVIVSSPQWDILETGLCIEREVVRFTRNDSRSVLGENWAFHNLRDQHLTQERCVRNHLVESLCEGKEDHQSLKTPNRIIDLTVHESYQTKIQPHQCITCGKAFRDHSFKKNQQKSHTGQKPYTCEECGQTCSCVLCLSPAGETDFVEKPDKCQDDGRASKRCVKSHSSKHSLDCKKSGKALTFQGHKRGQYGQKIYVCDVCGKSFSYYCQLKRHVRTHTGEKPYKCKECGKAFTGISHFREHVRMHTGEKPYECKQCGKAFSWCTYLREHMRTHSGEKPYECKQCGKAFPYLKSLQGHVRIHTGEKPYVCNDCGKSYSCPKYFRKHVKTHSGVKPYECTECRKAFITSSSLREHMKTHSEEKPYQCQQCGKAFRYPRSLQGHMITHSEEKPYECQQCEKAYRCLISLQRHMKTHTGEKF; this comes from the exons ATG GACTCAGTGGTCTTTGAAGACGTGGCTGTGAACTTCACCCTGGAGGAGTGGGAACTGTTGGACCCTGCTCAGAGGAAGCTCTACAGAGACGTGATGCTGGAGACCTGCAGGAACCTGGCCACTGTGG GTTCTTGCCCTCAAGTTAAGGTCATTGTATCAAGTCCTCAGTGGGATATCTTGGAGACTGGACTATGCATTGAACGGGAAGTTGTAAGATTCACAAGAAATGATTCTAGGTCTGTTTTGGGAGAAAACTGGGCATTTCATAACCTACGAGATCAGCATCTAACTCAGGAGAGGTGTGTGAG AAATCATTTGGTGGAAAGTCTCTGTGAAGGTAAAGAAGATCATCAATCTCTAAAAACGCCAAACAGGATTATAGATCTTACTGTGCATGAGAGTTATCAGACTAAAATTCAGCCTCATCAATGCATTAcatgtggaaaagccttcagGGATCATTCTTTCAAGAAGAATCAGCAAAAGTCTCACACTGGGCAAAAACCTTATACATGTGAGGAATGTGGACAAACCTGCAGTTGTGTCTTGTGCCTCAGCCCTGCTGGGGAAACAGACTTTGTAGAGAAACCTGATAAATGTCAAGATGATGGGCGAGCATCTAAGAGATGCGTGAAGAGTCACAGTAGTAAACATTCCTTAGACTGTAAAAAATCTGGAAAAGCTCTCACTTTTCAGGGACATAAGAGAGGTCAATATGGCCAGAAAATctatgtgtgtgatgtgtgtgggaAATCTTTCAGTTATTATTGCCAACTTAAACGGCACGTGAgaactcacactggagagaaaccctataaGTGCAAAGAATGTGGGAAAGCTTTTACTGGCATCTCACACTTCCGAGAACATGTCCGAATgcacactggagagaagccctatgAGTGTAAGCAGTGTGGCAAGGCTTTCAGCTGGTGCACTTACCTTCGGGAACACATGCGAACACACAGTGGAGAAAAGCCCTATGAATGTAAGCAGTGTGGCAAAGCTTTCCCCTATCTCAAATCCCTCCAAGGACACGTGAGGATACACACAGGAGAGAAGCCTTATGTGTGTAATGATTGTGGGAAATCCTACAGTTGTCCTAAGTACTTCAGAAAACACGTGAAAACACACAGTGGCGTAAAACCCTATGAATGTACAGAATGCAGGAAAGCATTCATCACTTCTTCATCCCTTCGAGAACACATGAAAACACACAGTGAAGAGAAGCCTTACCAGTGCCAGcagtgtgggaaagccttcaggtATCCGAGATCTTTGCAAGGACACATGATAACTCACAGTGAAGAGAAACCATACGAATGTCAGCAGTGTGAAAAAGCCTACAGGTGTCTCATATCCCTGCAGAGACACATGAAGACACACACTGGCGAGAAATTCTGA
- the LOC102415186 gene encoding zinc finger protein 77 isoform X1, with translation MGPENSRPRGSRAPTFNAASLLSSFLDSVVFEDVAVNFTLEEWELLDPAQRKLYRDVMLETCRNLATVGSCPQVKVIVSSPQWDILETGLCIEREVVRFTRNDSRSVLGENWAFHNLRDQHLTQERCVRNHLVESLCEGKEDHQSLKTPNRIIDLTVHESYQTKIQPHQCITCGKAFRDHSFKKNQQKSHTGQKPYTCEECGQTCSCVLCLSPAGETDFVEKPDKCQDDGRASKRCVKSHSSKHSLDCKKSGKALTFQGHKRGQYGQKIYVCDVCGKSFSYYCQLKRHVRTHTGEKPYKCKECGKAFTGISHFREHVRMHTGEKPYECKQCGKAFSWCTYLREHMRTHSGEKPYECKQCGKAFPYLKSLQGHVRIHTGEKPYVCNDCGKSYSCPKYFRKHVKTHSGVKPYECTECRKAFITSSSLREHMKTHSEEKPYQCQQCGKAFRYPRSLQGHMITHSEEKPYECQQCEKAYRCLISLQRHMKTHTGEKF, from the exons ATGGGACCGGAGAACTCAAGACCTCGAGGATCAAGAGCCCCGACATTCAATGCTGCATCACTTTTATCGAGCTTCTTG GACTCAGTGGTCTTTGAAGACGTGGCTGTGAACTTCACCCTGGAGGAGTGGGAACTGTTGGACCCTGCTCAGAGGAAGCTCTACAGAGACGTGATGCTGGAGACCTGCAGGAACCTGGCCACTGTGG GTTCTTGCCCTCAAGTTAAGGTCATTGTATCAAGTCCTCAGTGGGATATCTTGGAGACTGGACTATGCATTGAACGGGAAGTTGTAAGATTCACAAGAAATGATTCTAGGTCTGTTTTGGGAGAAAACTGGGCATTTCATAACCTACGAGATCAGCATCTAACTCAGGAGAGGTGTGTGAG AAATCATTTGGTGGAAAGTCTCTGTGAAGGTAAAGAAGATCATCAATCTCTAAAAACGCCAAACAGGATTATAGATCTTACTGTGCATGAGAGTTATCAGACTAAAATTCAGCCTCATCAATGCATTAcatgtggaaaagccttcagGGATCATTCTTTCAAGAAGAATCAGCAAAAGTCTCACACTGGGCAAAAACCTTATACATGTGAGGAATGTGGACAAACCTGCAGTTGTGTCTTGTGCCTCAGCCCTGCTGGGGAAACAGACTTTGTAGAGAAACCTGATAAATGTCAAGATGATGGGCGAGCATCTAAGAGATGCGTGAAGAGTCACAGTAGTAAACATTCCTTAGACTGTAAAAAATCTGGAAAAGCTCTCACTTTTCAGGGACATAAGAGAGGTCAATATGGCCAGAAAATctatgtgtgtgatgtgtgtgggaAATCTTTCAGTTATTATTGCCAACTTAAACGGCACGTGAgaactcacactggagagaaaccctataaGTGCAAAGAATGTGGGAAAGCTTTTACTGGCATCTCACACTTCCGAGAACATGTCCGAATgcacactggagagaagccctatgAGTGTAAGCAGTGTGGCAAGGCTTTCAGCTGGTGCACTTACCTTCGGGAACACATGCGAACACACAGTGGAGAAAAGCCCTATGAATGTAAGCAGTGTGGCAAAGCTTTCCCCTATCTCAAATCCCTCCAAGGACACGTGAGGATACACACAGGAGAGAAGCCTTATGTGTGTAATGATTGTGGGAAATCCTACAGTTGTCCTAAGTACTTCAGAAAACACGTGAAAACACACAGTGGCGTAAAACCCTATGAATGTACAGAATGCAGGAAAGCATTCATCACTTCTTCATCCCTTCGAGAACACATGAAAACACACAGTGAAGAGAAGCCTTACCAGTGCCAGcagtgtgggaaagccttcaggtATCCGAGATCTTTGCAAGGACACATGATAACTCACAGTGAAGAGAAACCATACGAATGTCAGCAGTGTGAAAAAGCCTACAGGTGTCTCATATCCCTGCAGAGACACATGAAGACACACACTGGCGAGAAATTCTGA